Below is a genomic region from Fusobacteriaceae bacterium.
GTAATGGTGCCGGGAAATGTCCCCTCCCGGGCTTCCGTGTAGCACTCGACGTCCTCGGGCCGGATCATCCAGGTCACGTTCTTTTTGTCGGTCAGGAAATTGATCTTCCCGACGAAATCCGCGACGAAATAATCCCGGGGACCCTTGTAGACTTCGATGGGCGTCCCGAACTGGACGATTTCCCCCTCGTTCATGACGGCCAGCTTATCCCCCATGGTGATGGCCTCTTCTTGATCGTGGGTCACCATGATCGTCGTGATCTTGAGTTTATCATGGGTGGACTTGATTTCCCCCCGCAGGGCCTCCCGGACCTTTGGATCGAGGGCCGAGAGGGGCTCGTCCAGGAGCAGCAGGCCCGGTTCGATGACGAGGGCTCTGGCGAGGGAAACCCGCTGCTGCTGCCCGCCGCTCATCTGGTCGGGATATTTTTTCTCCACGTCAAGGAGTCCCATCAGCGTCAGCATTTCCATCACGAGATCCCGGCGCTTTTCCTTGTCTTTGATCTTTTTCCGAAGGCCGTATTCGACGTTTTGAAAGGCCGTCATATTGGGGAATAAGGCGTAGGACTGGAAGACCATGCTGAGATTTCTCCCCGAGGGGCGCAGGCGGGAAATGTCCCTGCCGTCTACGACAATCTCCCCGGCGTCGGCCCGCTCGAGGCCCGCGATGATCCTCAGGAGCGTCGTCTTCCCGCAGCCGCTGGCCCCCAAAAAGCAAACGAATTCCCCCTTTTCCACTTGCAAATTGATGTTCCGCAAAACCTCATGTTTTCGGAAACGCTTTTTCAGCCCGGCAATCGTGAGGTAAGACATGCTTATTCCCCCGTCCCGTAGCGCTTTTTCCACTCGGTCAGGATCCGGTCGCGGTTTTCCGTCGCCCAAAAGAGATCGTTGTCGATCATCTTCTGGCGGATATCGGCGGGATATCCCTCGACGGCGCCCTGAACCCTGTCGTCGGTCACGAAGCCGCGCACTTTGGCGTAGTATTCCATGGCGCGCTCCGACAGAGCCCAATCGGCAAGCAGTTTCGCCTCCTCTTTGATTTTGTCTTTTTTGACAATGGCGATGATTTCCATTTCCCAGCCGAGGCCTTCCACCGGAAAGACCGTGGTCACAGGCGCCCCCCGCCGTTCGGCGTAAATGCTCTCATACTCGACGCCGATGCCGATGGCGGTCTCGCCCTGGGCGGCCATGCGCGTAGGCGCTCCGCCCGAATGGACATACATCCGGATGTTTTTGTGCAGGCCGTCCATAAAGGCCCAGGCCGCTTGCTCGCCCATGAGCTGGATCCACGCGGAAACGGCCAGATAGCCCGTCCCCGACGAGGCCGGATCGGGCATGATGATCTCGCCCTTGTAGGCGGGATCCAGCAGATCCGCGTAACTTTTGGGAAGCGGCAGGGATTTTTCCGCGCCGATAACGTTATTGAACGTAAGCGCGCTCATCCAGGCCGAGAGCCCCACCCATCTGGGTTTTTCGCTTTTCTGATCGACGAATTTGGCGTCGATATGGCCGGTCTTGTAGTCGTAGGGCAGAAAGCGCTCCTGGTGATTCAAAAATCCGGCCGTAGGCACGGCCCAGAGCACGTCCGCCGCGGGGTTTTCCTTCTCGGCCTCAAATTTGGCCGCCATGACTCCGCTGGAATCTCGGATGAAATTGACTTTAATCTCGGGGTAATCTTTGTGGAAGCCTTCCAAAAACAGAGTAATTTCCTCTTCCAGCAAAGTCGAATACACGGTCAGTTCTTTCGGTTCGTTCTTTCCGCCGCAGGACAAAAGGGATATCGTCAACAGTACCACAACGCAAGTTTTCCATAGTTTTTTCATTCTCTCCTCCTTAGTCAACCGACTCCATGTAATAATCACGTTATACTTTTATTGTATCCATAAATGGAGAGATCTGTCAAGAAAAAAAATGCGCGGACCTTCGGCAAAAAGTCTTCAAAGGGCCACATCAAGAACCGTCATGACCACGAAATCCACCATAATCCAAAAAACGGGATGGTTTATCGAAAAAGCCGGTCTTTTCATAAAAATAATCGGGTCGCGTGAGCCAGAGCATCTTCCGGGCCCGGCTGCACGCCACATAATAAAGCCGTTTTTCCTCCTCAAGGCCTTCGGCGTCGCGACTCGCGGGAAAGACCCCGTCCAGAAGGACCGGCAGAAAGACATAGTCCCACTCGAGGCCCTTGCTGCTGTGGACCGTAAAGAGGGCGACGCGCTCCCGAGTCTCCCCGACTGGTTTTTCGGCTGTTTCCGCCTTATCGGGAAGGGAGGCGTCCTCCCCGGCCTCCCGGACAGCGAAAGGGAGGCCTGCTTCTTTGAGGGCCTTTCGGATATGGAGCGCCGCGTAGCGGTTCCGGTAGAGGATCGCGATCTCTCCGGGGGAAACCCCCTGCGCTTTCAATTCCCGGATTTTTTCCGTAATATAGGCGGCCTCCTGTTCTTTCGTCGCGAAGGAAAGGATCTGGGGCTTTTTGTGGGTTTTTCCCGTGCCCCGGATCACCTTCCGGTAACCGAGAGCGAAACGGGCGGCGATCCGGTTGCAAAAGGAGATTATTTCGTCGGTGCTGCGATAATTTGTGGCGAGCCTGATCAGTCTCGCGTCGGGAAAATCTTCCGAAAAACGTAAAATATTGGTGAAATCCGCCCCCCGGAAGCCGTAGATGCTCTGCCAGTCGTCGCCTACGACCATGAGGTTTCCGCTCTCCCCGACTAGCTCCCGCAGGAGTTTTCGCTGGTCGGCGTTGCTGTCCTGATATTCGTCGACGACCACATGTCGGTAGCGTTCCCGAATCAGCTCCCGAAACTTGTGATTGCGGGCGAGCCCTTCGGTAAAGACCCGCAGCAGGTCGTCAAACTCCAGACAGCCCTTTTCTTTTTTCCAGGCCCCGAAGGCCCGGCGGACGGCCAGGATCTCGTCGGCATAGGGCCGTTCCCGCTCAGTCAGTTGTTCCTCCAGGGGGATGCCCTTCAGGGCCTCCCGGGAAAATAACTCCCGCAGGCGGCGGGCCTGGGGAAAGGGAAGCCCCCTTACGCGCTTGACGTGATGGACGGCGGCGAGCTTTGTTAAGAGGTCCTCGACCCCTTTATCTTCAAAAATCTGTAAATTTTCGTAACCGAACCAGCTCTTATAGGTCATGATATGGCGGAGACAAAAGGCGTGGAACGTTGATATGGCCACATCCCCGCAGGCGCTTCCGCAAAGCTCCGCGAGGCGCTCCCGCATTTCCGCGGCGGCCTTTCGCGTGAAGGTGATCATGAGAATGCTCCCGGGATCGACGCCCGTCTCGAGCAAGAGCGCCGTCCGGTAGACGACGGTCCGGGTCTTGCCCGAGCCCGCCCCCGCGATCACGAGATATTTCCCCGAAAGCGCCGTAAGCGCCCTTTTCTGCTCGGCGTTCAGCAGACGCTCATAATCGATGCGGCGTCCGCACAAAAGCTCCCGGTCATAACTTCGGACCTCCCGCTTTTCCAGTTCCCCGATGGCGCGCCGGATCGCTATGCTTTTGTCGTCCCGGCGTCCCCTTGCGGTCGATGATCCATTGTTTTTTTCGCTTTCTTTGATTTTTTTACTCTTTTTGGGTATAAAAAATGAAACAATTTCCGACAATTTGCGCATCATACCCTCCTTACATCCGTGCCGGATCTTCTTTTTCGGAACGTTTTACGACAAAATTCGCTCCAAGGTCAAGACTTCGATTTTCTTTTTGCCCCGGAAGGTCCCCTTTTTCCCGCGGATCACCGTGAGCCTGTCGGGGCCGAAGCCGCCCCGGAATCCCTTTTGGGCTTCCCGGTCAAAAACGTGCAGTTTGAGCCGGTAGCGGGCTTCTTTTTTTGCCGCCAATTCCGCGGCCTCATCCCAGTCCGGATCCGCCGAGAAGTCTTTGGGCGCGACGCCCAGAAAATCCCGCAGCCGCTCAAAATTGTTGTCAAAATCCCGGCTTTCCAGGGCCTCCACAAGGAATTTCCGCATGTATTCTTCTTTGA
It encodes:
- a CDS encoding ATP-dependent helicase; this translates as MRKLSEIVSFFIPKKSKKIKESEKNNGSSTARGRRDDKSIAIRRAIGELEKREVRSYDRELLCGRRIDYERLLNAEQKRALTALSGKYLVIAGAGSGKTRTVVYRTALLLETGVDPGSILMITFTRKAAAEMRERLAELCGSACGDVAISTFHAFCLRHIMTYKSWFGYENLQIFEDKGVEDLLTKLAAVHHVKRVRGLPFPQARRLRELFSREALKGIPLEEQLTERERPYADEILAVRRAFGAWKKEKGCLEFDDLLRVFTEGLARNHKFRELIRERYRHVVVDEYQDSNADQRKLLRELVGESGNLMVVGDDWQSIYGFRGADFTNILRFSEDFPDARLIRLATNYRSTDEIISFCNRIAARFALGYRKVIRGTGKTHKKPQILSFATKEQEAAYITEKIRELKAQGVSPGEIAILYRNRYAALHIRKALKEAGLPFAVREAGEDASLPDKAETAEKPVGETRERVALFTVHSSKGLEWDYVFLPVLLDGVFPASRDAEGLEEEKRLYYVACSRARKMLWLTRPDYFYEKTGFFDKPSRFLDYGGFRGHDGS
- a CDS encoding extracellular solute-binding protein, translated to MKKLWKTCVVVLLTISLLSCGGKNEPKELTVYSTLLEEEITLFLEGFHKDYPEIKVNFIRDSSGVMAAKFEAEKENPAADVLWAVPTAGFLNHQERFLPYDYKTGHIDAKFVDQKSEKPRWVGLSAWMSALTFNNVIGAEKSLPLPKSYADLLDPAYKGEIIMPDPASSGTGYLAVSAWIQLMGEQAAWAFMDGLHKNIRMYVHSGGAPTRMAAQGETAIGIGVEYESIYAERRGAPVTTVFPVEGLGWEMEIIAIVKKDKIKEEAKLLADWALSERAMEYYAKVRGFVTDDRVQGAVEGYPADIRQKMIDNDLFWATENRDRILTEWKKRYGTGE
- a CDS encoding ATP-binding cassette domain-containing protein, with amino-acid sequence MSYLTIAGLKKRFRKHEVLRNINLQVEKGEFVCFLGASGCGKTTLLRIIAGLERADAGEIVVDGRDISRLRPSGRNLSMVFQSYALFPNMTAFQNVEYGLRKKIKDKEKRRDLVMEMLTLMGLLDVEKKYPDQMSGGQQQRVSLARALVIEPGLLLLDEPLSALDPKVREALRGEIKSTHDKLKITTIMVTHDQEEAITMGDKLAVMNEGEIVQFGTPIEVYKGPRDYFVADFVGKINFLTDKKNVTWMIRPEDVECYTEAREGTFPGTITNIEFRGPFYRLTVALKRHLILIDLFSKELEKRAFKLHDPVYVRLDRAEGLG